GCAGCAATACCGTGAAGCGACCGTCCCAGCCCTGCAACATTGCGGCCAGGTCGGCGCAGTCGCCGGCACCGGTACGGGCCACCAGCAGCGCGCCGATGGCCCGGTCGAGTTGTGCCCGTACCCGCGACAGCCGGGCGTGGGCGTGGCTGGCGGAGACGCCGAGCACCGCGCCGACCTCGACGGCGGACAGGTCGTGCCGGATGGACAGCTCGAACACCTGCCGGTCACCCGGATTCAGCCCGGCGGCGGCGGCCCAGATCAGCTCCCGTACCTGCTCGGCCCCGAGCCCGGTGACCGGGTCGACCACCGGAGCCGGCACCTGACCCGCCTCCTCCAACGGCAGGTGCCGCAGTCGGCCGCGCATCGCCCGCAGACACTCGTTGCGGGCGATGGCGTACAGCCAGGGTCGTAGCCGGTCCGGGTCGCGCAGCTGCGCGGCCCGCTGACTGGCCAGGACGAACGTGTCGTGGACCGCGTCGGCTGCCGCGTCGGCGTCGTGCAGCAGGAACCGGCAGTAGGTGAACAGCCGGTCGGCGTACGACCGGTAGGCACCGTCGAGGCCGCGCAGGTCACCTGCGATCAGCGCGGCCACGATGGTGCGATCGTCCACGTACGCGATGCTAGATGTCACGGTCCAGACGGTCCGTTTACTGTCGCCAATGTTCCAGCTGGAAGCGCGACGGGTCGGGCTGGTCGTTGCCGTGCCCGATCACGCAGAGCCGGGTGTTGCCGGCGGCGACGATCCGGGCGCGTGCGGCGTCGGCGGCGCTGGCCAGGAAGAGCAGCGGGGTCGCGCCGGCCCGCAGTCCCCAGCCGTCACCGTCCGGCCCGTACACGGCCAGGGTCGTCGGGTCGTACGTGATGCAGTCGAACCGGGGTGCCAGGCCGAGCGGCAGACCGGACGGGTTGGTGAAGTAGGTGACGATGTAGCGGTACCGGTCGGCCCGGTCGTTGCCCCGGCCGATGAAGCAGAGGGTCGTCCAGTTGCGGGCCACCTTGACGCCGTCCTCGGCGTCGGCTTTGGTGGCGAAGACCTTGATGGCGTGGCCGCCGTCGCGCATCCGCCACGCGTCGCCGTATTCCTCGATGGTGAGGTTCGCCGGGTCGTACGTCACGCAGTCCTCGGCTGCCGGCGTCACCTCCGGCTCGGGTCCGCCGCCGTCACCAGCGTCGCCGCTGCCGCCCCCGTCGTCGCTGCCGTCACCGCTGTTTCCGTTGCCGCTGTTTCCGTCCGGTTCGTTCGCTGCGTCGCCGTCGGCCTCGTCACCGGTGCCGTCGCCGTCGCCGGAGGCGGATTGGCCGCCGTCGCCAGGGCCGAGGCCGCCGACCCCGCCCGGTACGCCGCCGAGGCCGGCCGACCCCGTCACCGCGTCGGCGTCCGGGTCACCGCCGAACCCGCCGGCAGCTGGCCCACAGCCGACGAGCGCCAGCAGGAGCAGCCCGATCAGGGCCGCCACGGCACCGGCCGTGGCCGCCGGCCACAACTGAGTCCACCGCCGCGCCGGGCCGACACCAGAAGTCGTGTAGATCATCTCGCCACCTCGTCTGAAGTCCCTCGCCGGCCGGGTGCCGGACACCTTCTGGAGACAGCAGGCGGCCGTGGACCAACAACTTCTCGATGGTTTCTCGGTGTCTGCCGTCAAGTGCCCGCCGACGCGAGGTGGCTGCTCGTCTGGAGCGGCGTTTCCAGTCCGTCCCCGGCTACCGAACACCCGACTGCAGCGGGCCGGCTGCCGGGCTCAACAACTTCCACAGCTGGCCGAAGGGCCACTACCGCTCGTACCGGGCCAGCTGACCAGCGACCGGTGACGGTCGACTCGCCGCGCGACGAGTCCCGGCCCTACGCCGAAGAGGGCCGGGGCTCGCGCGCCACCGGAGACCGGTCGTGCCTCTACTCGACCCGGACGTTGTCGATGTGGACGGTGCCCGGGTTGACGTAGACGTAGAACTCGCGCACGTCGGCCAGCGCCTCGGCGTCGCACGACATCTCGGTCAGCAGGTCGATCTCGGCCGTGCCGGTCCAGTCCTGGTTGAGCCAGGTGAACGTCGACTGGCACCAGGTGTAGCTCGGCCCGGTCTGTACGGCGATCGCCGCGTTGGTGCCCGCCGACGGGTCGGTCCGCAGGTCGTACTTCAGGGTCACCCGGCCGGACAGGTCCACCGGCTCGGCGAACGACGTGCCGAACCAGCCGCCGGTGACCGAGTCGACCCGCAGCCCGTACGCCCCGTCGGTGGCGAACGCGTCGGACCAGGCGACGCTGCCGACGCCCGGCTCCCACGACGGCGGCCCCCACCCGTCAGTGCCGGTCTCGAACGAGAACAGCGTCTGCGTCCCGGCCGGGTCCGGTTTGACGGTGACCACCAGGTCGGCGACGTTCGACGCGCGCCAGGCCCGGTCCCACAGCCGGTAGTGGGCGGTGGCCCGGCCAGCGAAGCCGTCCGCCGGGGTGAACGTGACGACGCCGTCGCCGCCGAGCGTGAACTCGCCGCCGGTGACGGTCACCCGCTTCTGCTGGCCGTGTTCCGTCGGGTCCAGGTCGATGGTGGCGGCGCGCACCGTACCCCGCCAGGCGATGTCGTTGGCCGCCGGCCGCAGCGTCGCGGCCTGGCCGAACTCGACGGTGGTGGTGTCGTGGTCGGCGACCGGCGGCCACGGCCGGCGGTCGCCGCGCACCGCCGCGCCCGCGTTGGACAGCGTGGTGCAGACCGGGCTCGGACAGTAGACGGTGTAGCCGTCGTAGTCCGGGTAGAGGCTGCCGTCGTCCTGCACGCCGGACAGGATCCAGTAGAGGAACCCGGTGGTGCCGCCGGCGATCGCCGCGTCGGTCCATTCCCGGTAGACGACGTTGCGGGTCGACTTGTCGTGGATGCCGAACTCGCCGAGCATCACCGGCTTGCGGACCTTCTTCGCCTCGTACGCGTGCCGGCTGATCCACTCGGTGCCCCAGGGTGCGTCCTTGCCCCAGTGGTCCGGGTAGAGGTGGTAGGAGATCACGTCGACGGCGGGCAGCATGCTCAGCGCGACGCTGTCGACGCCTTCGCCGCAGTTGGTGGTCCAGTCGGCGCTGGCCGGGTCGTCGCAGAAGAAGCCTTCGTCGCCGACGCTGACCAACTGCCGGGGTGCGTTCGCCTTGACGTGCCGGGTCATCTCGTCGGCCCAGGCGGTGAGCGTGTCGGTGGTGCAGTCCGGCGAGGCCGGATAGACGCCGGATCCCTTGCAGCGTGGCTCGTTGCCCAGCTCCCAGGTCATCACCGTCGGATCGTCGCGGTATTTCACCCCGGTGATGGTGTTGGTGCGGTTGAGCAGGTGGGAAATCCAGTCTTTGTACCAGCCGCGGATCACCGGGTCGGTGTAGAAGTCGTCGTGGTACTGCCCGCCGCGCCAGCGTACGTACTGGTCCATGCCGCCGAAGTCGCGCCAGTTGTTGGTCAGCGGGATGACCAGTTTGACGCCGGCCTCACGGGCGGCGGCCAGGACGTAGTCGAGGCGTTGCAGGCCGTCCGGGCCGTCGTGGTACGCCGGCCGTTCACCGTCGAAGTACTGGAAGTAGACGCCGTCGGCGGGGCCGGCGACCGAATCGGAGCCGTCGGCGTTGCCGATGTCCAGGAAGCCCCAGGTACGCAGCACCGTGAAGCCAGCGGATTTCGCGTCGGCGAAGACGTCGTCGACCATCGTCGGTGACTTGTACATCAGGTAGTAGTTGTTGCTGCCGGCGAAGCGGAACTTCTTGCCGTCGAGTTTGAGGTCGTCGCCGTGCCGGGTGACGAATCCGGCGGTCGGCTTACCAGGCGTACCAGGCTCGCCGGGGTGCGACGGCGGGGCGGCCTGGGCGGGCCCGGCGGCGGCGAAGCCGAGGATCAGTCCGGCCAGTGCGAGTAGCAGGCCGGCGGGGCGTGGGCGCATACGGGGGTCTCCTTGACCGTGGAGCGGTGGAGGTCACTGGCGCGCGGCGGCCTCCAGGGCGAGTGCGGCGGCACCGAGCAGCCCGGCGTCGTTGCCCAGACCGCTGGTGTGAACGCGGACCCGACGGACGAAGTCGAGCCCGGCCAACTCCGCCACGGCCTTCCGTAGCGGAGCGAACAGCACGTCACCGGCGGCGGCGACCCCGCCGCCGATGACGACGTCGTCGAGGTCGATCAGGGCGGTGGCGGAGACGATCGCGGCGGCCAGGGCGGTCGCGGACCGTTCGAATGCGGCGACCGCGACCGGTACGCCGGCCCGGGCGTCCTCGGCGAGCGATCGGCCGTCCGCCGGCCGGTCACCGGCCGACCAGCCCTGGCTGGCCGCCCAGCGCACCATGGCCGGGCCGCTGGCGATCGCCTCCACGCACCCGCGCCCACCGCACGGGCAGGGCGGACCGTCGAGATCGACCACGATGTGGCCGATGTGGCCGGCGTTGCCGCTGCCGCCGGGGTGGACCCGGTCGTCGAGGACCAGCCCGCCGCCGACCCCGGTCGAGACGACCATGCCGAGCAGCGCCGGGCCGGGGTAGCCGCCCCGCCAGTGTTCGCCGAGCGCCATGCAGTGTCCGTCGCCGGCCAGCACGGCGGGTCGGCCGGGCAGCACCGTACGCAGGGCGTCGAGGATCCGGAATCCCCGCCAGGCACCGATGTTCACCGGGCTGACCGTGCCGGCGACCGGGTCGAGCGGCCCGGCCGAGCCGACCCCGAGGCCGACCAGCCGATGCGCGTCCCGGTCACCGATCACCTGGCGGACCACCCGGTGCAGGGCGGCGGTGACCGTCGCCTCGTCCGGGCCGGCCGGCGTGGGCACGGCACCCTGTACGGCGATCGTGCCGTCCGGCTCGACGACGGCGGCGGCCAGTTTGGTGCCGCCGACGTCCACGGCGAGCACCGAACCGGTGGTGGTCACGTGACACCTCCGGCGACGATGTCGTTGACGCAGCGCAGCACCGGGCGGCTGGTCGACGCCGCCGGGTCCAGGTCGGCGGCACCACGTACGGTGAACACTGCCGACTCCCCCGGCAGCAAGGTGACCAGCGCCTGGTCGACCTCGGCGGCCGGGTCCAGGCGGTCGGCGTACAGGGTCAGGTCACGCAGGATGGTCCGGGCGGTGACGGTCACCGC
The sequence above is a segment of the Solwaraspora sp. WMMD406 genome. Coding sequences within it:
- a CDS encoding cellulase family glycosylhydrolase produces the protein MRPRPAGLLLALAGLILGFAAAGPAQAAPPSHPGEPGTPGKPTAGFVTRHGDDLKLDGKKFRFAGSNNYYLMYKSPTMVDDVFADAKSAGFTVLRTWGFLDIGNADGSDSVAGPADGVYFQYFDGERPAYHDGPDGLQRLDYVLAAAREAGVKLVIPLTNNWRDFGGMDQYVRWRGGQYHDDFYTDPVIRGWYKDWISHLLNRTNTITGVKYRDDPTVMTWELGNEPRCKGSGVYPASPDCTTDTLTAWADEMTRHVKANAPRQLVSVGDEGFFCDDPASADWTTNCGEGVDSVALSMLPAVDVISYHLYPDHWGKDAPWGTEWISRHAYEAKKVRKPVMLGEFGIHDKSTRNVVYREWTDAAIAGGTTGFLYWILSGVQDDGSLYPDYDGYTVYCPSPVCTTLSNAGAAVRGDRRPWPPVADHDTTTVEFGQAATLRPAANDIAWRGTVRAATIDLDPTEHGQQKRVTVTGGEFTLGGDGVVTFTPADGFAGRATAHYRLWDRAWRASNVADLVVTVKPDPAGTQTLFSFETGTDGWGPPSWEPGVGSVAWSDAFATDGAYGLRVDSVTGGWFGTSFAEPVDLSGRVTLKYDLRTDPSAGTNAAIAVQTGPSYTWCQSTFTWLNQDWTGTAEIDLLTEMSCDAEALADVREFYVYVNPGTVHIDNVRVE
- a CDS encoding ROK family protein, which encodes MTTTGSVLAVDVGGTKLAAAVVEPDGTIAVQGAVPTPAGPDEATVTAALHRVVRQVIGDRDAHRLVGLGVGSAGPLDPVAGTVSPVNIGAWRGFRILDALRTVLPGRPAVLAGDGHCMALGEHWRGGYPGPALLGMVVSTGVGGGLVLDDRVHPGGSGNAGHIGHIVVDLDGPPCPCGGRGCVEAIASGPAMVRWAASQGWSAGDRPADGRSLAEDARAGVPVAVAAFERSATALAAAIVSATALIDLDDVVIGGGVAAAGDVLFAPLRKAVAELAGLDFVRRVRVHTSGLGNDAGLLGAAALALEAAARQ